Below is a window of Moraxella nasibovis DNA.
TTTAGTCTCATTCTGAGCCTTTTTAAGTTCTGCTGCCAGCTCTTTGCCGCCACCTTTCGCCATTTGTTGTTGTAATGCGGCGATTTTTTTTCTGTTATTGTCAAGTGCTTGGCTGGCTTGTTCAAAATCCGCCTTCATCTTGATAAAACGATCGTTTTTTAAATTTAGCTTCTCAAGTGCTAGAATTTTTTTCTGCGTATCGCCAATCTGACTCTCGAGTTTTTTAGCGGACGAATTCATTTTTTCAAGAGCGCCTGAAAGTTGATCGCTACCTTTGAAATTAATGTTTAAAAATAATACACTCATTGCAATCCTTGACTTTCACTCAAATAATGGTAAGATAAAACAAACTTAGGGGGCTTATAATGACTGACAGACTTGACGAACTTCTGAAAAAACAACTCTACCCAGAAGAAATTGCTCGACAAAAAAGAAGAGAAGAAACCCTAGAGCTTATTGCTAGAACAAACAAATCCCTAGAAGAAGCTCAAAGACAACGCCGGTTATGGGCAGAGAAAAATGCCAAACGAGCCAAAAAACGCTCAAAATTCAGCTTACTTAAAGCCGTGGGGTTATCTGCCATTATCTATTCTCTATTCTCATAATTTACTCAATAAAAACCCCGCCATTTGGCGGGGTTTTTATTATGATGTTTGATGACGCTCCACCGCCAGATTATTCCAGCTCATCAACTCATCAAGCGTAAAGTCCGCACAATCTGACAGCGTCCAGCCAAAGACCACCGCCAGATTAGCAATGACCTCTTCTACTCGCTTGGGGTAGCCGTGTTCTCGTCCGCCAAAAAACCAAGCACCTCACCGACCAGCTCCATAAATTCGCTGATTTCCATGCGTTCAAGGGCGGGCTGTGGTAGGCTTGGCGTGGTAACACGAGGAATGAGTTTTAGTAGCTCTTCGGTATCAAAATTAAACAGCTTGGTAAGACTGATGCCTTTTAGGTGGCTGACAAAAGGCTTGGCGATGGTGATTTCGGTGATGGTGTTCTCACCAAGTTTGACGCCGTGTGTTAGGGTGATTTGTTTACTTGTCATAGGATTTATCCTTTTTTTTAAAATGGTGGGAAAGCCCACCGTTACGAGTTAAAAATTACGCACCGATATTTTTACGGTGTTCCGCCAGCATGTCTTTACCATTGACATTCTCAATCATATTTGGAATATCAACCTCAATCACCACTTTGCCATCAATGGTGAGCTTGTAGTAGCTCCAAATCGTCTTGATGGTCACTTCGGTATCTTCGCCAGATTGAGCGTTGCCTAAGTCGATCTCCTCATGGCGACCACGCACCACGATTTCTACGGCGGTGGTTTCGCCTGTATCGTCCTGCTGGTAAGAGCCCGCAAAGCGTAAGCCCACCCCTGCAACGGTTGGCGTGCCAAATTGTTCCAGCACCGTCTT
It encodes the following:
- a CDS encoding phage major tail tube protein, with protein sequence MALPKKLKLMNLFNEGNSYLGQTGEVTLPKLGRKFEDWRGGGMNGSVKIDLGLSDDITEFEWKLGGIDKTVLEQFGTPTVAGVGLRFAGSYQQDDTGETTAVEIVVRGRHEEIDLGNAQSGEDTEVTIKTIWSYYKLTIDGKVVIEVDIPNMIENVNGKDMLAEHRKNIGA
- a CDS encoding phage tail assembly protein produces the protein MTSKQITLTHGVKLGENTITEITIAKPFVSHLKGISLTKLFNFDTEELLKLIPRVTTPSLPQPALERMEISEFMELVGEVLGFLADENTATPSE
- a CDS encoding GpE family phage tail protein gives rise to the protein MANLAVVFGWTLSDCADFTLDELMSWNNLAVERHQTS